GCTCAGGCTCGCGGCCCGCGCCACCGCCGCCCATTCGACCGTGACGCTGGACGACCGCTCCAGTGCCATCTTCGGGCTGGTTCTCGGCGAAAGGCGGATCACCGCCGGCCCGGTCGATGTCCGCGTCGCACGCCAGGACAACGAAGACGGGCACGAATGGGTGGCAAGCCATGACGGCTATCGGCACGCCTTTGGCACCATCCATACCCGCCGCCTGTTGCTCGCTCGTAATGGCAGCCAGCTTGCCGGCGAAGATTCGTTCAGCCTGCCGGCAGCGCTGGCGAGCCTCCCGGCGATCGCGCGCTTCCATTTGCACCCGAACGTCAAACCGAGCCTGATCCGCGATGGCGAGGGAGCGTTACTGGCGCTGCCATCGGGCGAGATCTGGGCTTTCGAGGCGTCGGGCCTGCGGGTCGGGCTCGAGGAAAGCATCTTCTTCGCCGCCGCCGACGGCCGTCACAAGACCGTGCAGCTCGTCATCGAGTTCGACGCCGTAGCGACACCGCAGATCATCTGGCGTTTCGCCCGCCTCGGTACACCTGCGCAGCGCTCGTCCCGGGGAGAAACAGCGCAGCAAGAACGGGCTGAAGCGGAGCCCGATCTGCCGCTCTGACCTCCCCGCAGGGCAAGGCTGCAGCGCCTTGTGCTTTGCAGCAAAGCCTTGGCGTGATAGGGCGCGCGAGCATTTTCGCGCCTCGCGCCATCAACCCCGGATCCATCGCTCCCATGCCGAACGAACTCCGCCGCGTCGAACGCGCGCTGCTTTCCGTTTCTGACAAGACCGGGCTGATCGACTTCGCCCGCGCCCTCGCCCGCCTGGGCATCGCCCTGGTCTCGACCGGCGGCACCGCCAAGGCGATCGCCGAGGCCGGCCTTGCCGTCACCGACGTCTCGGACCTGACCGGCTTCCCCGAGATGATGGATGGCCGCGTCAAGACACTGCATCCCAAGGTGCATGGCGGCCTGCTCGCCATCCGCTCGCATCCGGAGCACCAGGCCTCGATGCTCGGTCACGGCATCGCGCCGATCGACCTGCTCGTCGTCAACCTCTACCCGTTCGAGGCGACGGTCGCCGCCGGCAAGCCCTATGACGACTGCATCGAGAACATCGATATCGGCGGTCCCGCGATGATCCGCGCCGCCGCCAAGAACCATAACGACGTCGCCGTCGTGGTTGAGCCGTCGGACTATGCTGCCGTGCTGGCCGATCTCGAGGCGCACAAGAGTGCGACCACGCTGACGCTGCGCCGCAAGCTCGCCCAGAAGGCCTATTCGCGCACCGCCGCTTATGACGCCGCGATCTCGAACTGGTTCGCGGGCGAGCTCGGCGACACCTCGCCGGCCTTCCGCGCGCTCGGCGGCAGCCTCGCAGAGACGATGCGCTACGGCGAGAACCCGCATCAATGGGCCGCTTTCTACCGGACGCCGGAGCAACGCCCGGGCGTCGCCACCGCCCGCCAGGTCCAGGGCAAGCAGCTCTCCTACAACAACATCAACGACACCGACGCCGCCTTCGAATGCGTCGCCGAATTCGATCCAGCCCGCACCGCTGCCTGCGTCATCGTCAAGCACGCCAATCCCTGCGGCGTCGCCGAGGGCGGCTCGCTGCTCGAAGCCTATGAGCGAGCGCTCGCCTGCGACCCCGTTTCGGCCTTCGGCGGCATCGTCGCGCTCAACCGCAAGCTCGATGCGCAGGCGGCGAAGAAGATCGTCGAGATCTTCACCGAGGTGATCATCGCCCCCGACGCCGACGAGGAGGCGATCGCGCTCGTCGCCGCCAAGAAGAACCTGCGCCTGCTGCTGACCGGCGGCCTGCCGGATGTGCGCAAAGCGGGCCTTTCCCTGCGCACCGTCTCCGGCGGTTTTCTCGCCCAAGCACGAGACAACGCCGTGGTCGACGACATGGAGCTCAAGGTCGTCACCAAGCGGCAGCCGAGCGAGGCCGAGCTCGCCGATCTGCGCTTCGCCTTCCGTGTCGCCAAGCACGTCAAGTCGAACGCCATCGTCTATGCCAAGGGCCTCGCCACCGTCGGCGTCGGCGCCGGCCAGATGAGCCGCGTTGATTCCTCGCGTATCGCCGCCTGGAAGGCGGGCGAAGCGGCCAAGGCGGCCGGCGTGCCTGAAAGTCTGGCCAAGGGCGCGGTCGTCGCCTCCGACGCCTTCTTCCCCTTCGCCGACGGCCTGCTCGCCGCGGCCGAAGCCGGTGCCACCGCGGTGATCCAGCCCGGCGGCTCGATGCGTGACGACGAGGTGATCAAGGCGGCCGACGAGGCCGGCCTCGCCATGGTCTTCACCGGCCATCGCCACTTCCGGCACTGAGACGAAGGAGAAGCCGGCATGCACACCGTCAAGGTCATCGCCGCCGGCTTCGCCCTGCTCGGCGTGCTGCTCCTGATCGCACCGCGGCTGAACACGGGCGGGCGTCACCCCATCGTCTTCGCGATGAAGCTGTTCATCCCGCTTTGGTTCGTCGCCTCGGTGATCAACCTGATCATCGGCATCAACCGCGCCGGCTATAGCTTCCTGCAGGAGGCCCCGATCCTGCTCGTCGTCTTCGGCGTGCCAGCACTGGTGGCAGCTCTTGTCTGGTGGCGTTTCGGCAGGAGTGTTTCGTGAGCCTTGAATCCGTCCGCGCCTTCTTCGCCGAAAACGCGCCCGATATCGCCATCCTCGAAACCGATGGCAGCAGCGCCACGGTGACGCTGGCGGCGGAGGCCTTTGGGGTCGAGCCCGCCCGCATCGCCAAGACCCTGTCCTTCCGCCTCGGCGATCGTGTCGTGCTGCTGGTGACACGCGGCGATGCCCGCCTCGACAACAAGAAGACCAAGGCCGCCTTCGGCGCCAAGCCGCGCATGCTCGACCTCGACGAGGTCGTCGCCATCACCGGCCACCCGGTCGGCGGCGTCTGCCCGTTCGGACTGTCGAGCCCGCTGCCGGTCTATTGCGACGTCTCGCTGAAGGTGTTCGACGAGGTCGTACCGGCCGCCGGCTCGACACAGACGGCCGTGCGCATCAGCCCCGAGCGGATGGCGGCGCTGACCGGTGCGCAATGGGTCGATGTCTGCCAGGAGCCGGCGGCCCAGGCCGCTGAATAGGGCTCAGCCTCCGACCCGCTCGATCAGCGCCATCGCGGCGGCGGGATTGCGAACCTTGTCGCCGCTGATGACATAGAGAAAGACATCGCGCGGCATCTTGCTCGCGGCGGGTGCGACCAGCTCCAGATCCTCGGGCGCGCCGCCCTTGGCCCAGGCCTGGGCGCGACCGGTCCAGGTATCGAGCTGCTTGGCGGGATAACCGTTGGGCTCGGCCTCCTTCGTGCCCATGATCCGGGCATAGACGAAGGGCGCCGTCACATCGGCGATCTCAGGAAAATCGGAATCGCCCGAGGTGATCGCCGCGACGCCGTACTCGCGCAGCAGTCCGACGAAATCGGGCGAGCGGAAGCTCGGATGACGCACTTCCACGGCATGACGCAGCGTGACGCCGTCGACGTCCTTCGGCAGCAGTTTCAGGAACGCCTCGAAATCGGCTGGGTCGAAAGCCTTGGTCGCCATGAACTGCCAGTTGATCGGGCCGAGCTTCTCCTTGAGCTCACTGAGGCCGGAGGTCACGAACTTCTCGACCGAAGGTCCGGCCTCGGCCAGAATCCGGCGGTTGGTGCAGAAGCGCGAGCCCTTCAGCGCGAAGACGAAGTCATCGGGTGTCTCGGCCCGCCATCTGGCGAAGCTCTCCGGCTTCTGCGAGCCGTAGTAGGTGCCGTTGATCTCGATCGAGGTCAGCTTGCTCGCGGCATATTCGAGCTCGCGTTTTTGCGAGAGCTTGTCCGGATAGAACACGCCGCGCCAAGGCTCGAACACCCAGCCGCCAATGCCGATATGGATCTTCCCGGCTGCGTTGGTGGCCATGGTGAACTCCTGACGATGCCGACGTGCTGGGGAGATATAGAGCCGAAAGGCTGTCGAGCCATGACAGGATAAACCAAGGCGTCGCCGACTCAACTCAACCCTTGACTGAATACATCGCAAGAATGCACGCTATGGAGGCTAGCGCGAGGAAATGCCGATGGAGCGCGATGGGAAGGGTTTTTTCGATCGCGTGATCGGCCATCACCTTAGGCATCGGCGAATTGAGCTGGGACTGAGCCAACGCGAGGTCGCCGAGGCGATCGGGGTCAGTCGCCAGCTTTATGCTCGCTATGAGCGCGGGTTGAGCCGGATCGGTCAGGGAACGCTAAACAAACTGTCGAAGTTCCTGCGCGTAACCTTGGAGAGACTTTACGCGGGCATCACTTCAGCAATTGCGGCAGCCGGTTTCGCCGATGGCGAGCAAGCGAGATACGCATCAAAGCCACTTGCAGCTCAATCTAAAGAACTTGATTTGGCCTTTCGGCGAATAAGGGATCCGAGAATTCGCGAGCACGCGATCGAAATGGTGGGATGGTTGGCCGACCACGACGAAGCAAGCCGCGATCGGGGTAAGGGCTGAAAGTTGAGTAAACCGGAAGCGGGTCCGCCGCGGTATTTAACGATGCCGGTCACGAACTGCGCGAGGTGAGGTAGGCGTCGATGCTCAAGCGCGTTCCGGACTGCCAGATTCTCTGCAAGGCCAGGCTGAACGCCTCCCGGAAGCGCCGGTCCTCCCCCAGATCGCCATAGACATCCTGCATGGCGAGCCAGGCCTCCGGCGCGTGCCTGGCCTGCCGCGCCTGCGTCGTCAGCCGCGGCCAGCTCGGATCGTTCGGCGCTATCGGCTGCCCGCTTTCGGTCTCGCCATAACAGTAGCGGCACCATAGGGCGCCGACGAGCGCGAGGCCGTCGATCGGCCCGTCGGCCCGCAACGCATCGCGCAGTGTCGGCAGGATGAATTTCGGCTGGCGGTTCGAGCCGTCCAGGCACAACCGGCGGATCGTGTCGCCGATCTTGGGATTGGCGAAGCGCCGCTCGATCGTGCGCTTGTAGGCGGCCAGATCGGTGCCTGGAACCGGCGGAACCCTGGGAATGACCTCCTCATCGAGCAGAACCGACAGGAAGCTTGCGATCTGCGCATCCTCCATCGCCTCATGGACGAAGTGAATGTCGAGCAGGCCGGCGGGATAGGCCATCGCCGCGTGACCGCCATTGAGGATGCGGATCTTCATCAGCTCGAAGGGCGCGACATCGGCGACGAACTGGACGCCGACCTGTTCCAGCCGAGGGCGCCCGGCTGGAAAGCGGTCCTCCAGCACCCATTGCCGGAAATCCTCGCAAAAGACCGGCCGCCTGTCCTCGATGCCGAAATCATCGCGCAAGGCCCGGCTTTGCTGCTCCGATGTCGCCGGCGTGATGCGGTCGACCATGCCGTTCGGAAAGGCGACATTCTCGCGAATCCAGTCCGCCTCCGAGCGATCGATCAGATCGACGAGGCCGGTGACGGCGTCTGCCGTGACATGGCCGTTGCCCGGCAGGTTGTCGCAGGACATCACCGTGAAGGGCGGCAGGCCGGCCGCGCGCCGTTTCAGTAGCCCGGCGGCGATCAGGCCGAAGGCGGTCTTCGGGCGAGCCAGACGATCTTCGGCATCGGCGAGGATGTCGGGGTGGCTCGCATCGAAAGTCTGTGTCGCCGGATCGACATAGTAGCCGCCCTCGGTGACGGTCAGCGAAACGATCCGCGTCTGGGGATCGACCAGGCGCTGCAGGATCGCCTCGCCGTCGCCCGGCGGAATGAAATCGATCATCGCGCCGGTCACCCGCGCCTGCGTGCAGTCGGCCTCCTGCGTCACCACGGTGGTCAGGAAATCCTGCGCGGCGAGAGCGCGCTCCATCTCGGCATCGCTTTCCCGCACGCCGGTGCCGATGATCGCCCAGTCATGGTCGAGCCCGCGCTCGAACAATTCATCGAGATAGGCCGCCTGATGGGCGCGATGGAAATTGCCGACCCCGATATGGACGATGCCCGGGCTCAATTGCTCCGAACGGTAGCTCGGCGTCGCAACCGCTCCTCCGATCTCGGCAAGTGCCGCACGTGACAGAACCACGGCCATCCCCGTCACTTCGCCCTTGCCGCCAGAAGCTGCAGCGCGAGGTCAGGGCGGTCGCTGGTGATCTGCGACACCGGCTGGCCGAGCCAGTAGTCGAGATCACCAACCGTATTGGGCACCCAGACGCCGAGCTTGTCGCGCCCGACGATCGCGACGGCGCGATCGAGAGCGAGCCGCAGCAGCGACTGCTCGACGGCGATGATGCAGCCGAGATCGACGAAGCGCTTCAAGGTCCGGTCGACGCCGCCGAAAGCCTCGCAGGAGCGGCGGTCGACCGAGGCGAGCCGGCGCATATCGGGCGCCTTGGCCCTGATCTCCTCGATGACCTCCGGGACGAAGCAGGTCAGCACGACGCGCGCGGCGAGCCCGCGCTCCCTGACCAGCGCGATCACCTTGTCGAGCAGGCCGGGATAGGGATTGCCGAAGGCATCCATCTTCATCTCGATCTCGAGCTCGATTGTCGTCGGCGCGAAGACGTCGAGGACGGCAGGCAGCGTCGGGATCGTCTCGCTGAGCGTATCGCGGAGCTTGACCTTGCGCAGGGCCTCGCGGCTCAAGGCCCCGACCGGCCCCTTATGGTCCGTCGTGCGCTCGAGCAGCGGGTCATGGATCACCATGATCTCGTTGTCGCTCGAGAGATGCACGTCGAGCTCGACGGCGTCGACGCCGAGACCGCAGACGTTGCGGAAGCCGCTGAGACTGTTCTCCGCCCAGATATTGCGCGCGCCGCGATGGCCGATGATCCGCATGATGAATTCCGTTGTCCGGGTTGACTGCTACTTGCCGCTGTCGACCAGCCCCTTCACGAACCAGCGCTGGAGGATGAGGATGACGAGGGTCGGCGGCAGCATCGTCAGGAAGGCCGCGTTCATCAGCAAATGCCAGGTCGGCAACGAGTCGCCTCGCGGCATCAGCTTCTTCAGGCCGATCACCGCATTGGCCATCGCCGGGTCGGTCGTCAGCAGCAGCGGCCAAAGATACTGGTTCCAGCCCATCAGGAAGAGGATGATCGCCAGCGCCACGATGTTCGAGCGTGACAGCGGCAGCAGGATCAGCCGGAAGAACTGCCACGGGCTGGCGCCATCGATGCGCGCCGCCTCGCAAAGCTCGTCTGGGACAGTCAGGAAGAACTGGCGGAAGAGGAAGGTCGCCGTGGCGGAGGCGATCAGCGGCAGGATCAGGCCCGAATAGGTGTTGACCAGATTCCAGTCGAGATCGACCAGTGCCTGGACGCCAAGCCAGGAGCCCAGAATGTTGAGCGGCAGTGCCACATTCGCCGCCGACTCGTAGGTCGGCACGATGCGGACCTCGATCGGCAGCATCAGCGACATGAAGATCAGCCAGAAGGCCGTCATCCGGAAGGGAAAGCGGAAATAGGTGACGGCGAAGGCTGCAATCACCGAGATCGACAGCTTTCCGATGGTGATACCGGCGGCGATAATGAAGGAGTTGAGCAGCAGCCGGCCGAAATTCGCTGTGCTCAGGACGGTCTGCATGTTCGCGAAGAACTCGGTGCCCGGCAGCCAGGACATCGGCACCCGCATGATCTCCTGCTGCGAGAGCGAGCCGGTGACGAGGACGAAGTAGATCGGCAGGCAGACGAGCGCGGCACCCACCAGCAGGATGAGATGGCAGACGGCGTCGATGATCGGCGTGCGTTCGTTCATCGCGATCCTAGACGCTGTAGTTCACGCGGCGCTCGACGAAGCGGAACTGCGCGAAGGTCAGGAACAGGGCGAGCGCCATCAGCACGACGGATTGCGCGGCGGAGGAACCGAGATCGAGCGTGACGAAGCCGTCCTGGTAGACCTTGTAGACGAGGATTGAGGTCGCGCCGGCCGGGCCGCCCAGGGTCGTGGCGTCGACGATGGCAAATGTCTCGAACAGCCCGTAGACGAAGTTGATCACGATCAGGAAGAACAGCGTCGGCGTGATCATCGGCAGCGAGATGCGCAGGAAGCGCTGGATCGGTCCCGCGCCATCGAGATAGGCGGACTCAAGGATCGACTGAGGCACCGAAAGCAGCGCCGCGACGAGGAAGATGTAGTTGTAGCAGATGTGCTTCCACGAGGAGGCCATGACGATCAGGCTTAGCGCGTGCCAGGAATTTCGGTTCGGATCCCAGTCGAGGCCGAGCTCCTGCAGCATGTGCGCGACGGGGCCGACCCGGGGATTGAACAGGAAGGCGAGCATGATGCCGGCGATCGCCGGGGCGATGGCGTAGGGCAGCAGCAGCACGGTGCGGTAGACGCCGCGTCCGCGCAGGATGTGGTTCGAGGCGAAGGCGAGCAGCAGCGCGAGCGACAGCGTCAGCACGTTCTGCGCGATGGTGAAGATCAGCGTCACCTGCGCCGATGACCAGTAGACGCTGCTCCGGAACAGCCGCTCGAAATTCTGGAAGCCGACCCACTGGGTCGTGGCGCCGAACGGATCGGTCAGCTGGAAGGCCTGGATCAGCGCCCTGATCGAGGGAATGAAGAAGAACAGCAACAGGATGAAGAGCTGCGGCGCGAGCAGCCAGAACGGCAGGCGCCAGTCCCGGAAATGCGCGCGCTTCAGCCCGCTTTCCGCCTGGCCGTCGCCGCCGCCCTTGAGGAGCAGGCGCCGGAACGGCCAGCGGAGGCGCAAAACGCCACCGCCAGCCGCGACGGGAAGAGCCGCCGTACTATTTCTTGCCGGCATTGAGCTGCTCGTAGCGGCGCAGCACCTCGTTGCCGCGGCCTACTGCGTCGTCGAGCGCCTGCTGCACCGGCTTCTTGCCGAGGAAGGCGGCCGAAACCTCCTCCATGATCGCGACGTTGATCTGGTTGCTGTTGCCGATGCGGAAGCCGAGCGAGTTGTCGCTGGGCGTGCCGCGCATCAGCTGCACCACGGCGATCTCGCGCGTCGGGTTCTTCTGATAGTAGCCCTCCGCCTTGGCCGCATCATAGGCGGCGGTCGTGACCGGGACGTAGCCCGTCGCCTGATGCCACCAGACCTGTGTGTCTGTCTTCGCGAGGAAGTCGTAGAAGGCGGCGATCGCCTTGTATTTCTCGGGCGTATGCCCCTTCAGGGTCCAGAGCGCGGCGCCGCCGATGACGCTGTTCTTCGGGGTCACGCCCTGCTCGTAGGGAAGCTCGGCAGCGCTCCAGTCGAACTTCGCGGCGGCGACGACCGCGGCATGCGACGCGGTGGAGGCGATGATGGTCGAGCACTCGCCCGAGGTGAAGAGCTGGATCGGGATGATGCCCTGGCCGGCGAGCTGCATAACGCCGGATGTAACCAGCCGCTTCATGCGCTCGACCTGGCCGACGAGCTTGCCCTTGTTGAAGACGAAGCTGGTGTCGAGGCCGTCCATGCCGTTGCGCTTCGTCGCATACGGGATGTCGTTCACCGCGCTGTAGTTCTCGAGGAAGCTCCACTCATAGTCGCCGGGCAGCACCATCGCGCATTTCGACACGCCTTTGGCCTTGATCGCGTCGAGCTGCGGTTCGAGCTCCTGCCAGGTCGCGCCCGGCTTGTCGAAGCCGGCGGCTTTGAAGTGGTCGCGGTTGTAAAACAGGATCGGCGTCGAGGAATTGAACGGCATCGCCTGAAGCTTGCCGTCGATCGCGTAGTAGCTGACCACCGGTGCAATGAATTTCGAGACGTCGACCGGGCGGCCCTGCTGCGCCATCAGCTCGGTCGTCGAGACGATGGCGCCGGAATTGACCATGGTGAGGAAGGAGCGCTCGTTCGACTGCACGATCTCGGGCTGGCGCTTGGCGCGGTACGCCGCGATCGTGCCGTTCAGCACCTCGTCGTAGTTGCCCTTGGCGATCGCCTTGACGACGTAGTCCTTCTGGGAATCGTTGAACTTCTTGACCAGTTCGTCGACACGCTCGCCGAGCGTGCCGCTCATCGCGTGCCAGAATTCGATTTCCGTCGCTGCCTGGACGGAAGACAATCCCGCGAGCAGCAGAGCGCCCGCACCAGCAAACGCACCATAGAAAGGTCGCATGTAAAGCCTCCCTCACGAGCTTATATGAGCATATGCTCTTGGTTTAAGCATATGCTCGCACACTGGCTCTCTATGTCAACCATTGGTGACGGGCATGTGACAGCCGGCCGCCATTGCAGCTTGCAGTTCGGGGGAAAGACGAGGGAGATGATGGACGCGATCAGTCCGCGAGGAGCGCGCGCGCGGTGTCCTCGTCGGTGACGAGGCCGTTCACGATCTTGCCGGCCAGCGCGGCACGCAGCGGCGCGACCTTGGCCGGGCCCTGGCCGATGCAGATGCGCAGCCGGGCACTGCCGGGCTCTGGCGGCACGCTGGTCACGCGCAGATTGGTGCCGCGGTCGAGAAGGCGGCCTTCCGCGTCGAAGACCCAGCCGGTCACTTCGCCGACGGCGCCGTGGCGCACCATCTCGAGCAGCTCGCTGCGCGTCATGAAGCCGTCGCGGTACAGCACGGCGTCGTCGCCGATCTGGCTGATGCCCATCACCCAGAGATCGGCCTCGCCGGCGATGGCGCGGATTCGCCTGACCGATTCGATTTCTATGAGCTGGGCGCGTTCCTCGGGGCTCGACACGTAAAGCGGCAGCGGCATCGGGAAATGCTGTGCCTTGGTGATCTCGGCGAGCTTGACCAGCGTGTCGAAGGGGCTGGCCGAACCATCGGGGGAGATGGTCCCGACCAGTGAAACGAGCCGGTGTAACGGGCAGGACATCGCCGGAACGCGCTCGATGCTGGCCCGCATTGAGCGGCCGGTGCCGAGCGCCATGACCAGCGATTTGCGCGAGCGCAGCCAGCGCTCGATCAGCACGCCGCCGAGTGCCGCGACGCCGGCGGCCCCTGTCTCCGCCGAGCCATCGGACGGGGCGACGTCGCAATGCAACAGCTCGAACCGATCGCGCAGCCGTGCGGCGAGGTCCATGCAGGTGCTGATCGGGTGGTTCATGCGGAAGCTGATCAGCCCCTCGCTGCGGCAGAGCGAGACGAGGCGCTGCGCAGCCGGGCGCGAGATGTTCAGGATCTGTGCGATGTCGTCCTGCGTACGGCCGGCGATGTAGTAGAGCCAGCCGGCGCGGGCCGCATCGTCGAGGCGGGCGCTGTCATTATCGGCCATTGAAGCCTCAGCCGGCGACCGGCGCGAGCGCCAGCTCTCGCCAGGATTCGAAGAGGCGGTCGGCTCCGGCCGCCAGAAGCGCCTGGCGCTGGTCAAGAACGGCGAAATGGCTGCCGGCAGCCAGGCCGTAGGCCGTCATTCCCGCCGCCTTTGCTGCGGTGACCCCGCTGACGCTGTCCTCGATCACCAGGCAGCGCTCAGGCGCCACGCCGCGCTCATTGGCCGCCAGCAGGAACAGGTCCGGCGCAGGCTTGCCGCGCTTCACACGCGTCGTGCTGAAGATTCGCCCGGCGAAGAGATCCCAGAGATCCACCTTTCGCAAGCAGAGCTCGATGCGTTCTTCATCGCTGGACGAGGCGACGCAGTAGTCGCTTCCGAAGGCCTCGACGGCACTGCGGACGCCTGCGACCGGCTGGAGCTCGCTGTCGAACGCGGCGAAGAGCTGTGCCCGCCAGTCCGCAGTGAAGTCGGCCGAGGCCGGGCCGCCGGTCATTCGCTCGTAATCCTCAATGATAGCGCTGGACGGCCGCCCGAGATAGCGGCGCATGACCATCTCCAGATCATAGCTGGGATCGAAGGGCGAGAGAATATCGACAAGTGTGCGACAGCTGATGACCTCGCTGTCGACGAGCACGCCGTCGCAGTCGAGGATGACGAGGTCGAAAGGCGAGTGCGGAGAGGGCATCGGGCAACAACAGGTTTGAACGGATGCTCACATGAAGAGCATCTGCCCGATTTCCTGTCAAATTCGCTTCCGGTCAGCAGAGGCTGCGGCTGACCTCCGTTGCGCGTCGCCAGATCTCGTAGCGTTCCGAATATGCCGCAGCCCTCGCGGCGCGCGGGGCGAAGATGTCGACATCGCCGGATGGTGGCGTGCAGACTGCCTCCGGATCTTCGCCGGAGCAGGCCAGGCGGGCGAGGCGCGCGGCCCCGAATGCGGCGCCGGTCTCAGCCTGGCGATAGCGCGACAATGGCATATCCAGCACATCAGCGAGGATGGACAGCCACAGATCCGAACGCGAGCCGCCGCCGATGACCATGGCTTCCGCGATCGGCAGAGCATCGGCCTCCAGCGCGTTCTTGCCCTCGCGAAAAGCGAAGGCGACACCCTCAAGAACAGCCTGGGTCATGGCCTTGCGGTCGGTCTCGTAGCCCAGGCGTGCGAAACCGCCACGCATCTGCGGGTCGTTGTAAGGCGTGCGCTCGCCCGACAGATAAGGCGTGAAGAGCACGGACGAAGGGCGCTCCGTTAGCTGGCCGAGCTCGCCCAGCAGCGCGATTTCGGCTTGCCCGGAAACGGACGCCCACCAGCTCAGGCTGGCGGCGGCCGAGAGGTGAACCGACATCTGGTGCCAGCGGTTTGGCAGGGCGTGGCAGAAGGCGTGAACGGCGCTGTCGGCGCGCGGCTCGAAGCGCTCGGTCGTGCGCCAGAGCACGCCGGAGGTCCCCAATGACAGGAAGCTGGTGCCGGGTGCGACGGCTCCGAGGCCGACCGCTCCGGCGGCGTTGTCACCGCCCCCGCCGGCAAAGAGGGGCGGCGCGTCGAAGCCGAGCTCCCGGCTGAGTTCGGCCCGCATGCGACCTGCCGGCTGCGATCCTTCAACAAGCTCGGGCATGAAGCTGCGATCGAGCCCGGTCGCGTCCAGCATCCGATCTGACCAGTCGCGGCGGCCGACGTCGAGCCAGAGCGTTCCGGACGCATCGGACATGTCTTCGATCGCTTCGCCCGTCAGTGCGAGCCGCAGATAGGCCTTCGGCAACAGAACCCGGCGGGTTTGCTGGAAGATGTCGGGCTCGTGCCGGCGCACCCAGAGGAGCTTGGGCGCGGTGAAACCGGGCATGGCGATGTTGCCGGTGATCTCCCGGGAGTCCGGCTCGGCCGCCTCGATTTCGGTACATTCCGCAGCCGCACGGCCATCGTTCCAGAGCATGCAAGGCCGCAGCGGCCGATCGCGCTCGTCCAGCAGGACCGCACCGTGCATCTGCCCGGACAGCCCGATGCCTGCACAGCGGCGGAAAGCCTCGGGGCTGGCGTCCCTCAAGCCATGCAGGGCAGCCAGTGCGGCGCTGATCCAATCCGCGGGATTCTGCTCCGACCAGAGCAGCGCAGGGCGATCGACGGTGAGGTCTCGCACTGCAGTGGCGAGCACGTTCTGACGGCCGTCGACCAGCACGGCCTTGATCGATGAAGTCCCGAGATCGATGCCGATATAGGTCACATCAGAGCCTGCGAAGCGTGGTCAACGGAGTTAGCCGGGCAAGCCGCCCGGGTAGATCATGCTCTTCACCATGCCGGCTTCGTTGGCGGCGTGGCGCCGGAAGGCCGCCGGCCCGTCGGCAAGGGTGAAGCGGTGGCTGACCACGGCTTCGACGTCGACCCTGCCCAGCGCCACCAGCTCGATCGCGCGCGGATAGACATGCCCCATCCTGCGCGAGAACTTGATGTTGAGGCCGCGCCTGCGGGCTTCGGCCGCCGGGATCACATAGCTGTCGCCGTCCGGTATGCCGACCAGCACGACGCGGCCGCCGATGCGGGCCGCGCGGATGGCGTCGCGAAAGCCCTCCGGAGCGTTGGT
This sequence is a window from Bosea vestrisii. Protein-coding genes within it:
- the xylB gene encoding xylulokinase, which codes for MTYIGIDLGTSSIKAVLVDGRQNVLATAVRDLTVDRPALLWSEQNPADWISAALAALHGLRDASPEAFRRCAGIGLSGQMHGAVLLDERDRPLRPCMLWNDGRAAAECTEIEAAEPDSREITGNIAMPGFTAPKLLWVRRHEPDIFQQTRRVLLPKAYLRLALTGEAIEDMSDASGTLWLDVGRRDWSDRMLDATGLDRSFMPELVEGSQPAGRMRAELSRELGFDAPPLFAGGGGDNAAGAVGLGAVAPGTSFLSLGTSGVLWRTTERFEPRADSAVHAFCHALPNRWHQMSVHLSAAASLSWWASVSGQAEIALLGELGQLTERPSSVLFTPYLSGERTPYNDPQMRGGFARLGYETDRKAMTQAVLEGVAFAFREGKNALEADALPIAEAMVIGGGSRSDLWLSILADVLDMPLSRYRQAETGAAFGAARLARLACSGEDPEAVCTPPSGDVDIFAPRAARAAAYSERYEIWRRATEVSRSLC